AAAGGTTTGCAGAGGGGGCTGTGCCGGGACACCGCGGCTTCGAGGGGTGGCGTCTCCTCATCCCAAACCCCCAGGACGCGGCCGGGCAGGGTTTTGGGAGCCCCGCGGTGGCTGACGCTGCTCTTGTCTCCATCCTCTCGCCCCCGGGCAGAGATCCCCCAGTGCGCCGGCTGCAACCAGCACATCCTGGACAAGTTCATCCTCAAGGTCCTGGACCggcactggcacagctcctgcctcaaGTGCGCCGACTGCCAGATGCAGCTGGCCGAGCGCTGCTTCTCCCGGGCCGGCAGCGTCTACTGCAAGGAGGATTTCTTCAAGTGAGTGGTACCCCCCAAAagcagcccctccctgcccgcGGAGCGAGCGCACAGCCGAATTTTAAGCATCATTTCTCCAAAACCTTCCTGcagtttgttgttgttgtggaaATAAAGGGGATGCCGGTGCTTCGCGGCTGCTGCCCAGCGGATGCTGGTGGTTGGGATGTAACCGTGGCAGAGCCCCAGATCTCCCTGGTGCTCCTGTCCCTCCCCGTGCTGGTGTTCAGGACCCCGGGGTGACATCCTGCGCCGGTCCCGGCTCCGCTCGGAGCTAGAGGGCGGGAGCAACCCGCGCAAGGCACGGCAGCGCTGCCTCTTCCTCCCGAGTGCCTCCCTCGCCTCCTCGGGATTTGCTGATGCTGTTTCTCTCCCTTCACcttttaccttctttttttttttttttttaatcttttttttttgctcccaTTAGCGTGAAAACCTCGTTTGATTGCCTTGGCAGCCGCCTCTGAGCTGTGCGATGCCCCAGCCTTGgcatttccctgctcccacGAGACAGGACAACCCGTTCCCCATCAGAAATGGGCTTTGCCTTTAGGATGCTCCGGTCTCTGGCTGCCGGTGAATTTTGGGAGTTTTCCCAAGGGATAGAGAAGGTTTTTTTGCTGGGGGTTGGATCCTGGCCGGGGGGTGCCTTTCGCTGCTTGGATGCAGCAGCCGCTGCCCCTCGGGGACCAAAGCCACCTCCTCGTGCCGTCATCTCCCGCTCCCGACCAGCCACACGGGCTGTCCCCACCACCCCTGACCACAATCCTGAAGCCATTGCGGTTAGTCCCTAGACAGGACTTCCCTGCCTTCCCATCCCCAGGCTCTCCTAGACCCTCATCAGGCATCAGGACCAAAGATGCAGCTCGGATTTCTCCTTCCCGGAGACGGTCAAAGCGGCCACTCCAGCCTGGGTAATAACACTTCACTTCTGATATTTTCCAGCCTATTAATCTCCGAGTCATTTAAATAGTCGCCCAAAAGGTGCGGGTAATCAATGTTAATTGGAGTTGAAAGATCAGCGACTTTCTCAGATGAGGTCCTGCCTGGATTATTTGGTGCCAATCAATAGCAGCTCGGCGCTCGCACCTCACCTTTCCTTAACCGCTCATTGATCTCGGGGTAGGGAACCTGCAGGGGACGTGAGGATTTCAGCCCGACTTCAGAGGCTCTTGGCaatgcaggagctgctttggaAAGGATCAGATcgatttttgatttttttttttttgtctttttttttttttttttttttttttttcccgaaTTGCAGCCCTTGGCTCTGTCCTGGGTCCTGTGTCCCCAGATGATATGGAAGCACCCCGGGGTGTGGGGACAGTTGTTAAAATGGCTTTTACAGTGTTCTGTGAGAGGAGCTGAATGGGCAGGGGATGGGGGCTGCAGAGTGGGCACCAGCTCAGCCTTGGGAGCAGAAAAGCATCCTCTGTCCATCCTATCCCTCTCGCGCGcctgccttcctccttccctccattcccaccctccttccctccattccctccctccttcctcctcccctccatccccaccccCCCGCATCCCTCCCTTTATCCTCCATTCTATCATTCCCtcacccctccctccctctcccttgTCCATCTCCTCTCCACCCCTCTCCCACTTTCTCCCTTCCTGTCCCACCTTCCCTCCCACCTgactccaggagagctcccCAGCAGATGTCCAGGGATTCTCCCTTTATGATACAAGGCCAGAAAATGAGACAAACCAGgttttcccttcccaccttctgcttccagcaccccaaaatcGTGCTGGCGCCACTCATGGCCGGTGCCTGCCACCCACCCCTGGGTGACACCGGCGTGTCTCAGAGACCCGGCTGTGGTGGCTGTGCCCTGGATTTCCGCAGGGGATGAGCAGTCACGGGGCTCGAGGGTGATTGTTGAGGCTGTTCAGGCCTCAGGGGACAGCCAGAGGTGCCTGGAGTGGCTGCACTCCCTGGGCACTGAAATGCCACTGCGTGTCCCCGCAGCCTGGGGGCTGGGGCCGAAGGGGTTCGCTGTTCCTGTTCCTGCCCCTTCAAAGCAGACGGGGCAGATTTATTCTGACAGCTCTGTCACCTGGGCTGCGGCAGCACCAGCGCGGCTCCGGCTGCTCTGGGGTGTTtagggctgctctggggagcgGGGGAGGCCTCGCAGAGCCCTGTGGTGCCAGCGGGAGGTGGGGATCTGCCCCAGGTCAGTCCCACAGCATCTGTTACCAAAAACACCGGAGGAACATCCGCTGACTTTTGACTTCCTCCTCACGGCACCTGTCACCCTTCGTTCAGTGAATTCCCCTCTTGCACGCTCACGTTTACTGCATGAACCTCCCcgctccctgcagccttcctgCGCCATCCTCGCACATTTCTTCCACGCTGCTCCCGCGCTCCTTGCGCCGTGCTCCTTCCACGCTTCTTTTCCCACTCTCGGCCCCCCTTGCACGCTGCTGCCACACTTCTCCCACGCCCCTCGCACACTCCCTGCAGCTTTGCTCGTGCCCCAcgccagcccagcccaccccaCGCCCCTGTCGGGCCATCGTTACGGCGTAAGAGCCCCATCATTCCGCATTAATCTGGGATTCATCATGCCAGCGGGGCGGCgtaattaatttatttggtATTAATGTGGATGAAATATGTACTGTCCTTGCGGGGGAAAAATCAGGCAGCCTATAAGCATTAGTTAAAAGAATCATTAAAATCAAACCTTCCTCGGCTCCATTAGGCCGGTCTCTCACTCTGAGGAAGATAAACCCCCGCCGTGTGAAGTGTCATGCATAATAAGGTTGCTCGCTGGTTTTAAACTCtgccctgcctcctgctccccatcccgGCAAACCCCACCTCGCCGGGGGGCTCAGGGTCGCCCGCTTCTCCTCGCAGGCGTTTCGGGACCAAATGCACGGCGTGCCAGCAGGGCATCCCCCCGACCCAGGTGGTCCGCAAGGCCCAGGACTTCGTGTACCACCTGCACTGCTTCGCCTGCATCATCTGCAGCCGGCAGCTGGCCACGGGCGACGAGTTCTACCTGATGGAGGACGGGCGGCTGGTCTGCAAGGAGGACTACGAGACGGCCAAGCAGAACGGTAGGCGCCCCGAAAAGGCTGCGAGGGGCACGGCACGCTCGGGGGCGGCGTTGGCTCTTTCCCCCCGGGCTGCCCGCGGGAAGGTGGCGCTGCGGGCTCTGGGGCAGCCGCTTTTGGGGGGGATAACACCCAGGgtgtgctcctgctgggggCTGGTACCGGCTCCTTCGCTTGCAGATGACTCCGAGGCGGGCGCGAAGCGGCCCCGGACCACGATCACGGCCAAGCAGCTGGAAACGCTGAAGAACGCCTACAAAAACTCGCCCAAGCCCGCCCGCCACGTGCGGGAGCAGCTCTCCTCCGAGACCGGGCTCGACATGAGGGTGGTGCAGGTGAGGCCGCGGGCGCCCCGCTCCACCCTGCCCCGAGAGAAGGGCTCCCTCTGGGACGCTGGCTTTGGGGGATGCAGGGGTCACAGGGGGATTGGGGCTCCCGgaagctgggctgcagggatgatGGGCTGCTGGATTGCGTGGGGGTGTGGGAGCTGGGGGGCAGGAGCGTTGGCACGCAGGTTTGCAGGGTTTAGGGATGCTGGGTTGCATGGGGGTGCGGGAGCTGGCATAGCAGGATGCTGGCGTGCCAGGGTGCTGGCGTGCTGGGATGTAAGGATGCCGGGATGGATGCAGGGGTGCTGGGATGTAAGGGGTGCCAGGGCGCTGGTTTGCAGAGGTGCTGGATTACAGGGGTGCTGCCACGCAGGACTGCCAGGGTGGCGGGGTGCCGCGGTGCCACCGGTGTCCCCGTTGCCCGCTCCAGGTGTGGTTCCAGAACCGGCGGGCCAAGGAGAAGCGGCTGAAGAAGGACGCGGGGCGGCACCGCTGGGGGCAGTTCTACAAGAGCGTGAAGCGGAGCCGCGGGGgagggaagctggagaaggagagctCGGCCGAGGACTGCGGCGTCAGCGACAGCGAGCTCAGCTTCCGCGGTGAGCGCGGcggccgagcggggccggggggccgcggcgctgccccccGCGCTGACCCCCCGCCTCCGCTCTCCCTCCTGTCCCCGGCAGAAGACCAGATCCTCTCCGAGCTCGGCCACAACAACAGGGTGTACGGCTCCGCGGGGGACGTGGCGGGCGGACAGTTGCTGAACGGCGGCTTCTCCATGGAGGGCACGGGACAGACGTACCAGGACTTGCGGGACGGCAGCCCCTACGGCCTCCCGCAGTCGCCGTCCTCCATCTCATCCCTGCCGGCCCACCCGCCCTTGCTCAACGGGCTGGACTACGCCATGGACggcagcctggggctggtggcCCACGGGGCGCAGGGGGTGAGTCAGACGCTGCGGGCCATGGCCGGGGGGGGCCCCACCTCCGACATCTCCACGGGCAGCAGCGTCGGGTACCCAGACTTTCCCACCAGCCCGGCCTCCTGGCTGGACGACATGGATCACCCCCCCTTCTAAGCGCTGCtcgcccccgccccggccccccgCGCTCCCCCCGGCCCGCAAGCGCAGCACCGAGGGCACCCGCCGGCGCTCGACCTTCCCAGGAGATCCCGTGGGAATTGGCCctggagggctggagggaggggggCGGCGCTGGCGGTGCCTGGGGGGGCTGTGCtcgggcggggggcgcgggtGCCTTTGGGTGTAAGCACAAGAGAGGTGGCGGCGCACGGGGAcccggccgcggcggggccggcgggaggGACAGAAGAACAATCAGGGTGGCAGAGTCCACCCCGGCACCCGCGCCGGCCCCGCAccccccgccgagccccgctgCTATCCTCAAGAGTTATTTTTCGGTATGGCGTTGAAACGCAGCTCGGCGCTGCCCGCAGCCTCCGCAGAAAGAGAAGTCTATATTGTAGAAGGGTTTATTTTGCCGGGGACGCGTCCGGGCAGGGCCACTGCCCCGCTGCCCAGGGGCCATCCTGCCCGCTCCTGGCCTGGCGGCCGTGATTTATCCCTGGGCACTCAGGAGCATCACTGCTTTGTACCACGGTCACGCGAGGGGAAGGAATAAAGAAAGATAAATGCCTCCAGCCCGGGATGCCCGCTGGCCGagctgtgccatggcagagCCAGCCGGGAtgcctggggctggcacctGCGGAGCAGCCACGGGAGGGGTGGGTGAGAGAGGTGGGCAACGTTTGCTCTGAGGGCAGTGCAAAAAAATTCCTCCCAAATAAAGGAAGGGGAATTTTGTCAGCTGCAGAAGCACCTGTGTGGTGGGAAGGGGAGGCGATTGGGCTGTGAGATGCTCCTGGTATGGGTCACCCTCCTCCTTTGGTGCCGTGGGTCTGATGGTGCTGAAGGGTGagtgcaggcagccaggaaggATCCCGGTGGCTTTGGCACATCCCACAAGCCCCGTGGGGTCTGCTCCTGGCCAGGCTCACTCAGTACTAGCCCTTGCTCAAAAGCCACATGCCCATCTCCCCCAGCACGGCCACCCCCCCACCCTCAGACATTCAGCCCCATGGATAAGATCCAGCTCCACAccctctgcccaggctgcccatctctgccccagccccacagggatgCCCTGGCCATGGGGTCCCTGCCACCCTCTCTGTCTCTGGGGTGATGCTGATGATCCCAGGCTGTCCttcagggagggctgggggtgaaTCCAGTTAGTCCAGGCTCCTTCCAGAGGGGTGGAGGCTCcagaagcagaggggaaaaaagaattaaaaagaaaggaaaaaaaaaaaaaaaaagaagaaaaaaaaaaaagccacacgAGAAAGCACATCACTGGTCTGTCCTTGTCCTTCCTTGCCCCCCCAGCTGGGTGccttggtgctgcaggagctgccccagctgcatcCACgtgcctccccctccccagcctggggtgCTGCTTC
This sequence is a window from Motacilla alba alba isolate MOTALB_02 chromosome 8, Motacilla_alba_V1.0_pri, whole genome shotgun sequence. Protein-coding genes within it:
- the LHX4 gene encoding LIM/homeobox protein Lhx4 isoform X6, with the translated sequence MQLAERCFSRAGSVYCKEDFFKRFGTKCTACQQGIPPTQVVRKAQDFVYHLHCFACIICSRQLATGDEFYLMEDGRLVCKEDYETAKQNDDSEAGAKRPRTTITAKQLETLKNAYKNSPKPARHVREQLSSETGLDMRVVQVWFQNRRAKEKRLKKDAGRHRWGQFYKSVKRSRGGGKLEKESSAEDCGVSDSELSFRGERGGRAGPGGRGAAPRADPPPPLSLLSPAEDQILSELGHNNRVYGSAGDVAGGQLLNGGFSMEGTGQTYQDLRDGSPYGLPQSPSSISSLPAHPPLLNGLDYAMDGSLGLVAHGAQGVSQTLRAMAGGGPTSDISTGSSVGYPDFPTSPASWLDDMDHPPF
- the LHX4 gene encoding LIM/homeobox protein Lhx4 isoform X4, whose amino-acid sequence is MMQSSALAAEGAVKGLPEILGVPVQQIPQCAGCNQHILDKFILKVLDRHWHSSCLKCADCQMQLAERCFSRAGSVYCKEDFFKRFGTKCTACQQGIPPTQVVRKAQDFVYHLHCFACIICSRQLATGDEFYLMEDGRLVCKEDYETAKQNDDSEAGAKRPRTTITAKQLETLKNAYKNSPKPARHVREQLSSETGLDMRVVQVWFQNRRAKEKRLKKDAGRHRWGQFYKSVKRSRGGGKLEKESSAEDCGVSDSELSFRGERGGRAGPGGRGAAPRADPPPPLSLLSPAEDQILSELGHNNRVYGSAGDVAGGQLLNGGFSMEGTGQTYQDLRDGSPYGLPQSPSSISSLPAHPPLLNGLDYAMDGSLGLVAHGAQGVSQTLRAMAGGGPTSDISTGSSVGYPDFPTSPASWLDDMDHPPF
- the LHX4 gene encoding LIM/homeobox protein Lhx4 isoform X2, whose protein sequence is MMQSSALAAEGAVKGLPEILGVPVQQIPQCAGCNQHILDKFILKVLDRHWHSSCLKCADCQMQLAERCFSRAGSVYCKEDFFKRFGTKCTACQQGIPPTQVVRKAQDFVYHLHCFACIICSRQLATGDEFYLMEDGRLVCKEDYETAKQNGRRPEKAARGTARSGAALALSPRAARGKVALRALGQPLLGGITPRVCSCWGLVPAPSLADDSEAGAKRPRTTITAKQLETLKNAYKNSPKPARHVREQLSSETGLDMRVVQVWFQNRRAKEKRLKKDAGRHRWGQFYKSVKRSRGGGKLEKESSAEDCGVSDSELSFREDQILSELGHNNRVYGSAGDVAGGQLLNGGFSMEGTGQTYQDLRDGSPYGLPQSPSSISSLPAHPPLLNGLDYAMDGSLGLVAHGAQGVSQTLRAMAGGGPTSDISTGSSVGYPDFPTSPASWLDDMDHPPF
- the LHX4 gene encoding LIM/homeobox protein Lhx4 isoform X5, with protein sequence MMQSSALAAEGAVKGLPEILGVPVQQIPQCAGCNQHILDKFILKVLDRHWHSSCLKCADCQMQLAERCFSRAGSVYCKEDFFKRFGTKCTACQQGIPPTQVVRKAQDFVYHLHCFACIICSRQLATGDEFYLMEDGRLVCKEDYETAKQNDDSEAGAKRPRTTITAKQLETLKNAYKNSPKPARHVREQLSSETGLDMRVVQVWFQNRRAKEKRLKKDAGRHRWGQFYKSVKRSRGGGKLEKESSAEDCGVSDSELSFREDQILSELGHNNRVYGSAGDVAGGQLLNGGFSMEGTGQTYQDLRDGSPYGLPQSPSSISSLPAHPPLLNGLDYAMDGSLGLVAHGAQGVSQTLRAMAGGGPTSDISTGSSVGYPDFPTSPASWLDDMDHPPF
- the LHX4 gene encoding LIM/homeobox protein Lhx4 isoform X1, translated to MMQSSALAAEGAVKGLPEILGVPVQQIPQCAGCNQHILDKFILKVLDRHWHSSCLKCADCQMQLAERCFSRAGSVYCKEDFFKRFGTKCTACQQGIPPTQVVRKAQDFVYHLHCFACIICSRQLATGDEFYLMEDGRLVCKEDYETAKQNGRRPEKAARGTARSGAALALSPRAARGKVALRALGQPLLGGITPRVCSCWGLVPAPSLADDSEAGAKRPRTTITAKQLETLKNAYKNSPKPARHVREQLSSETGLDMRVVQVWFQNRRAKEKRLKKDAGRHRWGQFYKSVKRSRGGGKLEKESSAEDCGVSDSELSFRGERGGRAGPGGRGAAPRADPPPPLSLLSPAEDQILSELGHNNRVYGSAGDVAGGQLLNGGFSMEGTGQTYQDLRDGSPYGLPQSPSSISSLPAHPPLLNGLDYAMDGSLGLVAHGAQGVSQTLRAMAGGGPTSDISTGSSVGYPDFPTSPASWLDDMDHPPF
- the LHX4 gene encoding LIM/homeobox protein Lhx4 isoform X3 codes for the protein MQQPLPLGDQSHLLVPSSPAPDQPHGLSPPPLTTILKPLRLVPRQDFPAFPSPGSPRPSSGIRTKDAARISPSRRRSKRPLQPGRFGTKCTACQQGIPPTQVVRKAQDFVYHLHCFACIICSRQLATGDEFYLMEDGRLVCKEDYETAKQNDDSEAGAKRPRTTITAKQLETLKNAYKNSPKPARHVREQLSSETGLDMRVVQVWFQNRRAKEKRLKKDAGRHRWGQFYKSVKRSRGGGKLEKESSAEDCGVSDSELSFRGERGGRAGPGGRGAAPRADPPPPLSLLSPAEDQILSELGHNNRVYGSAGDVAGGQLLNGGFSMEGTGQTYQDLRDGSPYGLPQSPSSISSLPAHPPLLNGLDYAMDGSLGLVAHGAQGVSQTLRAMAGGGPTSDISTGSSVGYPDFPTSPASWLDDMDHPPF